The Euwallacea similis isolate ESF13 chromosome 12, ESF131.1, whole genome shotgun sequence region TCTGCAAGCTAAAACTAAGACAGCATCTCTCGGTAAACATTGTCTTAGAGCCACAAGGCAACGTTCTATTAAAACTGAATGCGTAAGTAAGGGTAACGTTATTCGATAAAATGTCCCATCCGagtattttaaagttattcgGTTCTCTATAGGATCTATCAAGCCTACCAGACTAGCCCTTTTCCCTGAAAAAGTAGTCTTCATTGGATTTGTTGAAATACGGACAAAAATACTAACTTTCTTGAACTCCATACCGTATCGGTAAGGAATTCTGATTGGTAGTCGACATCTTTCTCGCCTCAGCCAAAGATAATGGCAATACCGGTGAAAATAAGTGTTCATCAAACATAGGTTCCACTGGTTTGGACAAAGGCAATAAACTACTACgtctaaataaaatagaaacatattaatttttataaaaattgtattccTCTTTAGTTGGaatcaaaatacatttttcagaaAGTATTTTGCCTGTCTTTTTATGTTTCGAGTTTGAATTTGGGTGCAGGAAAGAATAGTAGGCGCAAAAAAGAGTGGTTCACTTTAGAAATTTGAACCACCCCTCTTTATAGAGTGGTTCAAGTATCAGTCGCGTTTAGCTGAACTGAGTTTAGAGCTATGATTATGTAACTGAGCTTAATATTGCTTAAACTTTTGTAAATACATGAATTTCAATGcttactaatttttaaaataattctcaGAATTAAACATGTCAACATTAGAAATACATTGGGATATTCAACTCGTGAAGCTTTAATGAAACaacactatattttttaaattcacttaCTTGGGGAAAGGCGAAGCTATATAACGTCGAACGCAAGGAGACGGAGTATGCTTCAACAAAGTCCCACCTAAATGCAGTTTTCCAACCATGGTGAGCCCTGAATATAAAGTCACATTCCCACTATGTTCTAATAAGGCCATCATGCGCAAATGCTAAAAAAGTGGAATGAATAGGATATTGACAATTAATCATACTGATTAGTTagtattttaagaaaatggtaattatataatatttactaGTTAGCGTTTctatgaaataatatttaaaatgatgaTAAGATGAAATACatcattattgaaaaattggctAATGTACTGGTGGCTTTACAACAATTTTCTTGCAACCAAGTAATGAACCGATGCATTACCTTTCCTTTtgctttttcataaaaattaaatgcctAGTAAGTTGGCTGGAACGTTAATACTTTAAccctaaaaattattacttactGGTACGTTTATAGCTTCTTTGGCACTAATACTTGTCAACAATCCGCAACTCATATTTCCGCCAGAAAAATCCACTTTCACAACAGAGAGTTGAAACCTTGAAGGCAAAATGTAACAGAGGTACCACTGACCCACAAAGTCTTCCGATAAAAACACGTTTGATGCTGCAGTACCTGTAACCGTATctctaaaaatttgaagaaatgttGTTACTTTTTAAGATACAAACAATGAGGATGAATTTATTCTATAAATATATCAGTAGGTACAGGTTTTATACCATAATATACCATTGAAACTTACTGAACCGAGTAAGTATCAGTCCACACATACTCCATGCAAATTTGAGGACTTGAAGTTAAGTGTGACATAGCTCTGGAACAATTGAAGAACGACTTTGGTGACAAATCGCTTTCTTTATCCTGCACGAAGCTCCTACACATGTTATCTTTCTTTGAAGACCTGGTTCTCCAGGGACTCTCCATGTCTGTGGCAGCAGGAGACTGGCAACGACTAAttatatatttcataaataattttcaataggTTGTCCAATTTATTCGTACCTCATTGTTGCCATCGAACTGAAAGACTTAGATTTCAATGGgtgaaataatttatcataTATTGGTGGTTTATTGGTACAAATCGGACTGGGTGTTATCATATGCCCGCTTGTCATGAGATTGTCCCACATGGAAAGACGACTTTTGAGCTAAAAAATTAGAGCCATTTCCACATATGTTATACAAGACATAATTTTATGTGACAACAACGATTATCCCAAAATCTGGTAGAGATAGAGGGACAGTTTAAATACAACATTAATAAGATGAAGATATATATAggctaaatatttttttaacgatagAGCTGCTCAAAAAGGTATATTAATTCAattcaaatcaatttttggtgtttttctTACTTTCTGTGAATTTTGTGTAGCGCTATGAAATCCACTCCGAACATCTCCATAATCTTTCTCTTCTGGGCGTACTTTTCGTATTTTATAAACACTATGCTCCTTAGTGTTGACGTCATAAACCATACAGATACTGGGATTTTCACTAGTGTATACCAACTTATAATTATTCACCATTAATCTAGTGATTGACAAATTGCGGCTAATAGCTACTGGACACACATCGTCAAGAGGATGCGTTAAAGAGAATATAGTTCCGGGGTTGTCTTcaagaaatttattgttatttatcgGTAAAACTAAAATAACCATTCAACACTAACAATAACTCTAGCCGTGTGCTATTACAAGCTTACCTTCCAGggttttttcaacaaaaatccCGAATCTagtattccaaattttttcaataggaAAAGGCATTGGAATTACATATTGCTCACCTTTAACGACGAATATTCGTACGTGATGAGAGTCCACTAAACATATTGCTGAACTTGGAGAACCTACAATGTCATATTTGCCatgatataatattttttcggtAAGAATTAATACCGGAGGGTTCATTTGTTCGAGCGTATAGGTCGCTCAAAGTGGCATCGAAATCGGCTCTTTCACAGTAGAAAGTTGACCAAGTGGCTTGTTTAATGGGTAATGGCACGGTATAGCAACTGATCACCTACacaattacattaaaactAAGAAGGCTGCGTGTTTTATATTCAAGAATATTGAATACCTAATGCATGTCAATTATGTGCGGAGTTTGCATTTCAGTAAAGCCTAAAAATTCGCAATAAATTTTGCTGGAGGCACATTTGAAAAgttaacttttttatgaaacagATAACATTGGATGCCCAATGAACTCAAAACTACCGATACAAACCAGCTACCTTGACTTCGTTTGTGATGGAAATACATTATGGGTTAAATTCATACCTTCCTTCCATTCTCCTGCTGATCAATATTATTGAGAAGGCCTCGTGACCAAACTGCAGTTTGACCTTTAACATATAATTCATCCTCCATAAATCCAggatcaatttgaaaatttaaatatgacatgttGGTTTGACATTCtcctaaaaatgattaaaaaatatttttaggaatgttcagattatttaaaatcagGTAGTACTGCATGTCATAGTTCAGGTACCATCGCATGCATTACTACAAATACTATGTAATGGTTTTGGTTTAATTCAATctgttcttttaaaattaataatttactttaaatagtCCTTTGCCCAAGAGGGTCATTACAAAATATAACTATGAAAAAATAGGCAACATAACATAATCAGAAATGTTGGCGGAAATTGTGgacaatttcataaaaaagcTCAACTGTGCTTCAACTCTCGAGATGCTCCTTTAACGAAATATCTTTAATATGTGGgatattataaaattcaaagagtttaaattaaaattaaagtgttacattgaaaaaccaaagaaaattttagatatatactatatgtatttaaaaatttcacaatagTCACGCGACTAAGTACCTTGAGTTTTATTATCTTCATTCTTCCTATCTGATGCACTTCCaataaagttcttatttgaaTACCTGGCACTAACATCTGAGGTTCGTTTACCAAAAACTCTCTGATGCAAACTTCCATCTGGGGTTTTAAAACTTGCAGATTCGTCTAGCAAATCCAATTCACTAGTGTGAGTAATATGATCTTTACACATTGAAGCGCTTCTCCTGCTTTTATTCAGAGAGTTATTCAACTTTGAGGCACACTTTGGATCTTTTTCAGAACTAAAATACAAGGTATTATTTCAGGTTTTAGTTGGGAAAATTTAATGGATGATAAAAATTAGAACCAGAAGGAAAATGCATAtgaatttgtatattttatcttCATTATTGAGATACAATATCATgaactttgaatttttgtttgactTGTTTTGTAtagcttttgagatattcTACTGAAACTTTTAGTGTATGGATAACTTTAGAATCTACCTTGTTTAATATCCaattgaatagaaaaatctacagggtgattatATTTCTGGGATCTAATACCCTTTTCCTACTTCAAAGTTTTCTATGGCCCCTAATTGACTGTTTGTTTCAGGACacttaatttaaactaatctAGAGAGAAATCAACTTGAATTCATtatctcttatttttttaaataccatGAAAACAGCTACAGCATGGATTGAAAAACAagagttaaataaatttctaaattgaacaaggattttaatttttagcaaaCAATTGATCAGTGTAataccataaaaaatatttaagtggCACAAGTGGGCACCACTTTATAAACAATTGCCCATGAATATTTAGCatgatttgaatttcaaattaataatcaagtTAAATCAAGCCTGTCAAAAACAGGTTagtaaatttagaaaagttcTAGACATTATGGTGAAGATAAGGtttaaataagataaaataagaaataagacataaattatgaaatgaaTAAACTGTCTTATATATATGTAATTGTTTATACAAGATGTCTTCTTAGGTATGCCCACTATTGCTATTTCCAAAATGGTAAGTTacaaaattggttaaatgggTAGTTACGTTTTTCAAGTGGCATTGTCAATTTGTTTttggcttttaaaattttacaaaacatgtagatttgattaaaactttggatcaaaaatatttcaatatataaTAACACCAGttggataaaaaatttaatacattttttgttactttctTTCTCTCTGCAATATAGACTCATTACTATCCCAAGGTGACATTTCACTTTGGAAATATCAGTACTAATTCACTTTTGTTAAATATGGACctgacatttttatttgatattttgaaagtgtttTTCATTCCTGAATGATCAATGCatcatttagtttttgttttttcaattaacattATATCAATataattatcaatattatttggTGGTGATTCATAGGTCTTTGATAGTTCTCTAGTTccccaaatagaaaaatccattggaaTCATATGGGGCAAACTAGGTGgccaactaaaaaaaaaagtgcaCAGATATATTGACCTTTCAAAGATAAAAAGTGCTTTCAAAGATTACAATAAAAACCCTAACGTTACAAAGGAATTTAATACTTAACTACTGAGTTGATCATACCTGAACTCATCTTGGGGTGTTTTTCGAATTACCCAAAATTCAACAGATGCATCTTCAGAAAGTGAGAATTTTTCAAGCCCAGTTTCTAAACAGTCTTCAGAGTCTTTGTGTTTAAAAATTGGCTCTGGTGGTCCTGGATGCCGGGCAATTTGCTGCCGACCACGGGGTACAAACTCCTAAATTTAGACCTATGAAAAAACCAGTAGGTACTCACTTTACAGAAATTTACCAGTGGATCTGAAGCAGCAAtcataatttccaatttatcaTCCAGATTtgctacaaaataaaatttatgggCTTATTCAAAATACTTATTTGGTGATTCTGTTTCAGTATCAGATGccagttatttttttgtttaacttttttcttaatttttccctCAAGCTAttagaatgtttaaaaatattttctattgagGTTAtgtttttagacattttcaaatagaGAAATCAGGACCCTTATTTTTAAGCGACTCGAGAGCTTTCAGATCGTATGGTCGGATACCGGACGCATAGAACTTCGGCGTAAACGTTACACCAAATCCAAGAGTAATCAGAGTGTGCACGAACTCAGTCTTGTCATAAGAGTCACTCATCATTgtcagatttaaattttgatgactGTTGGGAAAAGCTGTTCTCCAGTTTTCCGTTGTTTCAAAACCGTTGTAATAACACCCAACGTCTGTAGTGTCGTTTCCTCTAGTGAATTATTTCTTGGCAAATTTCCTGGATAGTTTTCGTTCTCCTACTTCAATCGGAGACCCGAGCTTGAACTGAACCCCTTATTTACTCAATTAACGCCATGGACGCTTTTACAGaggtaataaaatgttccCATAAATACCCTTTTGTCTTAAGGAAGAAGTGCATACATACCTACTTGCATGAACTCGTACTTTAATGTGTGTAGAATGTACTGACCAGAGCTAGGGAGAGGCAGAGAATGCTAAAAGATTATCCTAACAGTCAAGATGGTGCAACTCCATTACGTGAATGTAATAGGGAAGCTGTTTCTGAGCCCAATTTAACTGAATCTAAAGTCGTTCGGGTTAACTCTGAGGAGACCCGTTCAGAACCTAATATTCCGCTGAAGCTGTCACAAACAACAAATGAAGGACACCGTGAAGGTAAGGCTGTAGTTGGACTACCAAACTCACGAACTCACATGCAGCATGTTTATGTCAATAGTTATAAAAGGGATAGAATTAAAGGGCAGGGGAAAAACTAACTGAAAGTGCTGATATAAATGTCTAAGATGGGCAGCCCGACTgtgttttcaatattattcatcaattcatttttgaagttaGCTTCAACTCAAtctgaaatgaaattattagcATAAACATTGTGTATGTGGTATGTATACAGAGTAATCAGAATTTCTGATGCCCTCCATGGGATCTCTGAAATAACAGTTTCAAGGTTgaataaattaggaaaaagctgcatattttaatgttCCCTAAAAATTCACCTTGAAAGTTGATTTATCTGTCACAATTTGTGAAATATCTGGATAAGTGCTAAAAcaggtttaattaaaaaattgttatactGTTAAAACTATTAATCTGATTCTGATAAAACTTGggtttttgacatttcttaTGAGGGCATTTCAATCTAAAAGTCCCAATGGTAAGCATCAAGattttcattatattattGGAAAGGTTGGTTTGCTGAAATGGGAGTTTTCATAGAATTTGTGCATTCCTTAATCCTTATCCTTTAACTTAGCATCATCACGTCACAAGATCCACATCACTGAAAATTGTCTGAGACCcttatttaacattaaaatagaTTGAATGTGTATTAAATAGGGAAATGTTTTAGTACAAAAGGTAATCCTGAAAAAAAtgggtgatttttttttactaattcaaagaaaattaaagggTGAAGAACCTTCATATGTAATGTCcttttaaagagaaataacCCTTAACAACTTTAAGAcaataaaatcatattttttccttggTCTTTGAAGATATTCCTAAACTTTGTATCCACCAACAGTAGTTAAATTTTGAGTTCCTTTAGTATTTAATAgcaacaatttattttaagaattaataattgaagtGCTTATTTTGGTGTCAGGATATTtggactttaattttaataagtaaatgGTAGAAGTAATTGCATATCCATATTAAAATAGTGAGTCATAGTGGCTACCTATAATATTTAGTAAGTAGCTatcttaaaacatttattcagACCTTTGCGAATTCCCACcataaaaaagcaatttcagGCCAACTTGTCAGACAAAATTCAATAACCCGAGTGTGTTCTGACCTTCAAGGCTCCCCAGGACAACAAACCAAAACATTGAACATACAGAAAGACAATTTTAACATggaaattaaagtaaatagcGCCGATAATGTCCGAGTTGAGGTGGAGATTGAAGAACATTGTGAAGAAAGCAATCATGGATCAGATGAAAACTTTGGCTTAAGAGAGGAGTCAAAAAATAGGTTAAAGCGACTTGGAAAGTTATATGCTGGTATGATAAAGTATGCTGGTATGATAAGCATTGATCATGAGGTGACACATCATGGTTACACCTTATTTCCAAGATCTTATCAGAATTCATTTATGTTATATTTTACTTTGGGcctttttaacttaatttgtAGTGGTAGTACATCATAGGTcataaagttaaaataatagGTGGCGATGAGGCGGATATATCTTCACCAATACATCGTACTGAGGCAAAATTTTACCAAGATTTGGAAGGCGAAGGGTCCAAGGAAAATACAGTTACAAAACCTAAGTTTACATGCAGGAAAGGGCTCAGCAGGCTGGCCGATCTCGCAGACACTATAAACCAGTGGGAGGATGATTCAAACCATCCTGTATGTTTACCTTCCCCATTTTTTCTCTCTTGCATcgcattaattgaaaatttagtcCCGGCCGGTAGAAAGAAATGTCTCTCCCAGAAGGGCCTGGAAACCTCCAGCGCCGCAGCCTCCTACTGAAAAGCAGATTTCTCCACAAAAATCTGCGTGTAAATCCCAAAAGCTTAAAGCCCCGACTCCTCCACATATTGTTACAAGCAGACCCAAGAAGGTTTTGTTTTCTGAAGTTGTGCATAACAGCAATGAGACAGAAGATGGCAATACTACACCCACAAAACCCTTGGAGTTTAGTCCTAAGAAAGATGCTTCTACAGGGAGGCAGGCAAGTCGGGACGCAGTTCCTAAGCAGATTCATTGGGATAAAAAGGTATTGGATACATTGGTGAGTTTTCCTCTTGTTAATGTTTCTGTGTAAAACTTTTAGAGGTAGGGCACTTGAATAAAACCTCATGCGTCATTGTGATTTCTCTAAGATTTTAGCAAATGACTTATGTTAATTGGGTATTATTGAATGCCATGTTACAATTCATCAATcctaaatttttgcatttaaacatcaatatttattggttttaaggtattattatttgtcaattATAGGAATCACAAGGCTTTACCAGAACCCAGTCATCTTCACGTCTAGTGTACTCATATAATTCGCAGGATAACACTAAAACCGTCTCTGAACCTCAATGCCATATAACTAAAACTCAGTTGGAGCTTTGTAATAATGCAATTCTTGAAGAAGACTCTCAGGAAGATGCTGCCAACCTGAAAACATGTTTACCGGcgagaaatgtgaaaaatccGTTAACTCCAGAATCGCCTTCCAAACACTTCAGATCCGGAGCCATAGCGAATAAAGCAGCTAtgtttgaacaaaaattaaatgagtcGCCTAAGAAACCTGAGAAAGATCCTGCCCTCCTGAGCCTGGCTGACCGGAAAGCATTATTTGAAAAGAACAAAGGTGAGGCACTAATTCCCAAGGCGGCATTTGGAATGGCAGTTCCGGTAAAAGTTGACACTACCATGAAAGCTTGCGAGTCCAAGTTTATTGGAGCCGTGAAGAATACAGTTCAGTCGCATAAGAATACGTTTGAGGTTCCAAAagataataaagaaaatgatatTCGACGTGAGGAAAAAACTAAGTATATAGCACCACCGCCACCGCCAGCCCCAATTTGCACCGTGCCGACAGTTGCAGTTGTGCATCAGGCGGGAGGTATAGCCAGCAAAATGGCGGCTTTACTCgagaataaaaataagtcgacTATTTCTGAAGAACAGAttgctaaaaaaatgaaggagGAGAGGCAGAAAGAGTTGGATATGTTGCTGAATCGATTCAATCATAATAAAAAGGTAAGTTTTGCCGTTGTGTCGGTATACTTTTTCTGATGAGAAACGCAAGAATGCCCTAACTGGGAGAATCttgtaacaaaattttcttcctATCTCTATGTCCTTATTCTATgcctatatttattttttatagaacttcttttattaaattatatatagtGCAAACTTTTGGTACTACTAGTCATTGGGATCATGGCATATTGTAACAAACATggtacatttattttttgtgaagCTGTAGGCTATGGACCATGACATCATCATTCCaatcaagaattttaaaatatataaatcattttcatcaatGAAAAATCAATGGTTTATTTGTTGTCTAGATGGGCCAGAAAGAAGacgaaatacaaaaaattaacagcGACAGTGATAGTGGTTCCGAAGAAGAGACAGTAGATGAACGAACTGCCATGCTAAAAGAAAGGACACCTAAAATAGTTTCAATTCAAGAGAGAAGAAAATCAgctgaaaagagaaaaagtgGCAGCAGGTTATCAAgtaattatacattttaaacatcTTAATTATTGAGATGAGTAGTGGTAATAAAAGTGGGCAAGTTAGGCACCGAATGTTGTGCGCCAGATTGTTTTTCAACGGAACTTTACAGTCCACCACAAAAGCTAATTCATAATGGCTTGTGCAAGTTGCCTAGTAAATTTAGTTACTTCACATAACTATTATTGCAGGTGAAGCGGACAGTCCACATGTAGTGTCGGTACTTGACGATGTGAAGCGCATCAAAATCATCACCCCGAAACCTGGTAAAATGTATCCGAATTTGTCCGATATCGATGCTACTACGACCGATCCTGAAACCAGGACCCCGACTCCAGTTGAAGAGAACAGGTGcgataaaattacaaattggATCTTGTTTTGTCTTTGTTTGGCATGATCGCCGGGGCTTACGTTTACTCCCTTCTGCTGCTTTATTATGATGCTTTTTAAAACTTAGGCCTATTGAATTGGgagaaatatttaagttcaaattttgtattacAGTACAAGACTggttattaaacattttcactGTTTTTAAATGATTAGTTAAGTTCAACTCCCAATTTCATGTGCCTTGAGAGCAATATGCTGGTGCTGGCAATTTTCTGGATATTCGTcaattgaataaattgaaaatatgtgcTACACATGATTTGAAAGTTAAGTTCGTGCTCATTGTGTGCATTGTTACTTCCAAGTTTCCAGATATAACTAATGATTCATGAAccatttttaatggaaaaaggCAGAATTTTAATGaggtatttaaaattacaataattgatgaaaatgaagtcagaaaacattttttgataatttggcCATTGCAATGAAGAGCGTAAATCTTGCTACATACTTGCGATCAACTTTAacaaaagttcaaaaaatttttaattgcagaAGCAATGTACGATAATTATGAAACTAAAGTTTCGAAAACGTCATGTTAAACTATTGTAGCCTATGATGTTTAGCCACTATACGTCCACAAATTCTTCGAAAATTAGGCTAAAAATGTGGcatttttatgagaaattcACATTTCgaatttgaactaaatatctcaaaaattaaaagagacacaaataaaaatgacaaaaaatgaTTCCTTTAAAACTTGTATGTTTATTAGTGAACGTTTGGCAATTGTTATTTACAAAGTGGGCTTGTAAAACGGGGGAAAAGACGCAGCTTAAAACTGAAATACTCTATATATGAAAATGACAGCTTTTATTTTccctttatttaatttgtttttattactaaTCTTTTTCTTCCTAGTATGTGTATATTTGTAAATACTGTGTTTAACGTTTAATAAAGTGCATATTTCTCacctatttttcatttcatttcctGTCATTCTTCTCATTTATTCCTACACGTTTtcccaaataattttattaaccaCATCACAGAATCACTTATTAACCtttctcaataattttcaataattttcatacaACTAACCACAGTATTTACAAATATACCAGTAACTGTGGAAGAAGAACGTTcttccatttttcattttttttatactatTAACTTATATGAGTCATTGTTATTATAGTGTGCCAGGTCACGACAGATTTTCTATTGAACTTTTACGCAGTAAGCCTTTCAAGGGGCTTAATAATCTGTAGATTGaaggtttaattttaaaaaaaaagacatttaatttgtttgcaagCTAAgcttttgttataattttacaCAGGCTGCCATGTGATCTGtatgaaaattgaagataagAAATTCGTCAGAAAACGATTGACATACTATTATAGCCCTTGTCTAAAGGGCTATACATCGAAATTTGTCCACTCTATACTATGTGATAAAATTTGGAATCGTggaattctcaaaaaaacaattatttatttcagtaATGATGCCAATAACTACGATTCAGATGATCCCAATACAAGTTTTGGAAGGGATATACTGCAAGCGGTTTGCAAAAACGTCGCACCAATCAAAAAGGTACGGATCAGTCAATATATTGACATCAAGTATAGTGATTTTTTGTTTAGGTTACATATAAAGATAGTTCTTCTGGAAGCGAAGATTCTTATATTATGGATGAACTAGATGAAATCCTGGAAGAAATTGATGATGACAGCAGTGCCGGGCCTACACCCCCGAAACAGGCGCGTCATATTTCCCCAAAGGTAGTATatattaattagtaatttgaTTCAATTACATCAAACAGCTTATGAGATATTAATGATACTCAAGACTTATTTTTGACCCAGTATAAGCATCCCCTTACTGCGAATTCTATagctaataatttattttttagtttaaaaagcCGCAAACATCAAATTCCTTCCATTATAAAAGTTTCTCTTCGCCTTCTGCGCCTGTTTCAAAATCGCAGTTTCAATCACCCAGCAAGTCGATTATTTCTCCAAGACAGTCCATGGATTTGCCCTTGGTAGTTGACGGAGACAATATTATGACGCTAACACATACTGTTAGTTTTTATAGGAAACAGCAAAACGaggtaaaaaaatcgtttccaATCCGAcataaatacatttatttcacATTAAAATGCAAGATATGTATATAAGGTAAAGGTAGTAAAGGTGGAAAAGCAATTTAACTAATTTAGTAGAAACCttcaaagaaacaattttaatatttaggtACATACCCCAGTCAAACATATTGTCAGACAGCCAATAGTCGAGGAAGTCAGTGGAAATCACAGGACTCAAAGTGAAGAAgtgcaaactaaaatttcccGGTTAGAGAAAGAGGTAAAACTAGACTGAAGTAAATTATTGCCGACACAAAGGTAGATTTGAATTTGTTCTAGGTAAATAAACAGCAAAACATTATTTCGCAAACTAGCCAGGCGCTGAATCTTTGTAGCAGTACGCCAGAATTTTCAGGGTCTACTGAACAGGTTGAAGCAGAGCGGGTACTCCTTCTAGCAAGTATAAAAACTTGGATCTTAAAGTGTTGCAATGCTCTgcattgaattgtttttatagcACATAGAAGACAAGCAGCTGTACACGAACTCCAAAGGTTAAAAGTTGAGGGTACTATCAGGCCTTTGAGTGAGCACTCTCAAAATGTACCTTTGGAGAAAGGCACTTTGACTATATCGAATATAACGTTGCCTATGAAGCAAAAATATGTAACTGCTTTAGCTGCAGGTGAGCCTTTCATCCTTTCATGTGCCATTGAAAAATGATTCTTATCCCAATGAGAAACAGTTTTCATAATgcttaatttcaaaatgtctcataaattacttttaagattaattatatttgtaatttaGCGGGTGGAAAAGGGCATCATGTAGTTTGCCTTATCAAGTGTGGAGAACAAGTAGAGCCAACCAAGCTTGTGTCAACGGTGGCAAGCAACAGCAAAAATCCAGATATCGATTTGTACATTCCCGGGTCGGTGATT contains the following coding sequences:
- the LOC136412715 gene encoding anillin-like — its product is MDAFTENVLTRARERQRMLKDYPNSQDGATPLRECNREAVSEPNLTESKVVRVNSEETRSEPNIPLKLSQTTNEGHPISGQLVRQNSITRVCSDLQGSPGQQTKTLNIQKDNFNMEIKVNSADNVRVEVEIEEHCEESNHGSDENFGLREESKNRLKRLGKLYAGGDEADISSPIHRTEAKFYQDLEGEGSKENTVTKPKFTCRKGLSRLADLADTINQWEDDSNHPSRPVERNVSPRRAWKPPAPQPPTEKQISPQKSACKSQKLKAPTPPHIVTSRPKKVLFSEVVHNSNETEDGNTTPTKPLEFSPKKDASTGRQASRDAVPKQIHWDKKVLDTLESQGFTRTQSSSRLVYSYNSQDNTKTVSEPQCHITKTQLELCNNAILEEDSQEDAANLKTCLPARNVKNPLTPESPSKHFRSGAIANKAAMFEQKLNESPKKPEKDPALLSLADRKALFEKNKGEALIPKAAFGMAVPVKVDTTMKACESKFIGAVKNTVQSHKNTFEVPKDNKENDIRREEKTKYIAPPPPPAPICTVPTVAVVHQAGGIASKMAALLENKNKSTISEEQIAKKMKEERQKELDMLLNRFNHNKKMGQKEDEIQKINSDSDSGSEEETVDERTAMLKERTPKIVSIQERRKSAEKRKSGSRLSSEADSPHVVSVLDDVKRIKIITPKPGKMYPNLSDIDATTTDPETRTPTPVEENSNDANNYDSDDPNTSFGRDILQAVCKNVAPIKKVTYKDSSSGSEDSYIMDELDEILEEIDDDSSAGPTPPKQARHISPKFKKPQTSNSFHYKSFSSPSAPVSKSQFQSPSKSIISPRQSMDLPLVVDGDNIMTLTHTVSFYRKQQNEVHTPVKHIVRQPIVEEVSGNHRTQSEEVQTKISRLEKEVNKQQNIISQTSQALNLCSSTPEFSGSTEQVEAERVLLLATHRRQAAVHELQRLKVEGTIRPLSEHSQNVPLEKGTLTISNITLPMKQKYVTALAAAGGKGHHVVCLIKCGEQVEPTKLVSTVASNSKNPDIDLYIPGSVILSDIYSDFTVTFEVYCLQAQEECLPHEVKYHINKKPLKGITTPKKSKQDSRLVRPPKESPAGPQAVRTSSFALMGYVVFSVQAVSKRVWSLNNTPSMSPLEGSVEMKITCQLAVSVEHRGFLTMFEDVSGFGAWHRRWCMLKGQSLSYWKYPEDEKKKAPIDTIDLKSCITKKVGPVSRDICARLHTFLLERERPAYPQDKDTLVVVRKKDKIIIRHLLSADTKEERIEWCFKLNAALTALRMWGNDQ